In a single window of the Anaerocolumna cellulosilytica genome:
- a CDS encoding aspartate kinase, with protein MLIVKKFGGTSVADKERIFNVARRCMEDYKKGNDVVVVLSAMGKQTDVLLAQAKEINPNAQKREIDMLLTTGEQISASLMAIALDSMGVPAISLNAFQVVMHTTAVYGNARLKRIDTERIKNELANKKIVIITGFQGVNQYGDYTTLGRGGSDTTAVALAAVLKADTCEIFTDVDGVFTADPRIVGEAEKLDEITYDEMLELASLGAGVLHNRSVEMAKKFGVQLVVRSSLNQTEGTRVKEDVKMEKMLISGVTGDKNTARIALIGLNDEPGVAFKLFHHLSEHNINADIILQSAGSGGAKDISFTVAEDSVAETVDVLNHHRNESLKCDEIFVEREVAKVSIVGLGMMSNTGVAAKMFEALYEAGINIKSISTSEIRLTVLIEEDFVDKAVQAVHNKFFQKQLN; from the coding sequence ATGCTTATTGTTAAAAAATTCGGCGGGACATCAGTAGCTGATAAGGAAAGAATATTTAACGTTGCCAGAAGATGCATGGAGGATTATAAAAAGGGAAATGATGTAGTGGTTGTTCTCTCTGCCATGGGAAAACAGACGGATGTATTACTGGCTCAGGCAAAAGAGATTAACCCTAATGCACAAAAGCGTGAAATTGACATGCTGCTAACCACAGGAGAGCAGATATCTGCTTCACTGATGGCGATTGCTCTTGATTCCATGGGAGTACCTGCAATCTCTTTAAATGCTTTTCAAGTTGTAATGCATACCACAGCTGTCTATGGAAATGCAAGACTGAAACGAATTGATACAGAAAGAATAAAGAATGAACTGGCTAATAAAAAGATAGTTATTATCACTGGATTTCAGGGAGTCAATCAATATGGTGATTACACAACCCTGGGGCGTGGTGGTTCTGATACAACGGCAGTAGCTTTGGCAGCAGTACTAAAGGCAGATACTTGTGAGATATTCACAGATGTGGATGGTGTATTTACAGCTGACCCAAGAATTGTTGGAGAAGCAGAGAAGCTGGATGAAATCACATATGATGAAATGTTAGAACTGGCGTCCTTAGGTGCAGGTGTCCTTCATAACCGTTCCGTAGAAATGGCTAAAAAGTTTGGAGTTCAGCTGGTGGTAAGGTCCAGCCTAAACCAAACAGAAGGTACAAGAGTAAAGGAGGACGTGAAGATGGAGAAAATGCTTATCAGTGGTGTGACTGGTGATAAAAATACAGCCCGTATTGCATTGATTGGCCTTAATGATGAGCCGGGAGTAGCTTTTAAGCTATTTCACCATCTGTCTGAACACAATATCAACGCTGATATCATATTACAGTCTGCGGGGAGTGGCGGTGCAAAGGATATTAGTTTTACTGTAGCAGAAGATAGTGTAGCAGAGACTGTGGATGTTCTGAATCATCACAGGAATGAAAGCTTAAAATGTGATGAGATTTTTGTTGAGAGAGAAGTCGCCAAGGTATCTATTGTGGGATTAGGCATGATGTCGAACACCGGAGTGGCAGCTAAGATGTTTGAAGCCCTTTATGAAGCAGGTATAAATATAAAGTCAATATCTACTTCTGAGATAAGGTTGACGGTATTAATTGAAGAAGACTTTGTAGATAAGGCGGTTCAGGCTGTTCATAATAAATTCTTTCAGAAACAGTTAAATTAG
- a CDS encoding cofactor-independent phosphoglycerate mutase, with protein MKYIIVLGDGMADEPIHELGDKTPLAYAVTPTMDELSKKSEIGLCSTIPKGMKPGSDTANLSVLGYNPRLYYTGRSPLEALSIGVALKETDIALRCNIVTLSDDTLPYEEKNILDHSASEISTEDAAVLLEAIKKELENDIYKYYLGTSYRHLTIWDNGQVVELVPPHDILGKVIGTYLPEDAYLKSMMMKSYDILNNHPLNVERAKKGLNKANSIWFWGAGTKPALTSFEKEFQKKGAMISAVDLLKGIAVGASMKVVEVEGADGTLHTNYEGKAKAAVTELMENKFDFVYIHVEAPDEMGHQGSIPNKIKAIEYLDSRVIRVVKEEMEAYGADYRMLIMPDHPTPIHCRTHTSDPVPYLLYDSTKDAAGSKSYNEAEAAKSGKFVQNGYEMIHKLFEDDIIS; from the coding sequence ATGAAGTATATTATTGTTCTTGGAGACGGAATGGCAGATGAGCCGATTCATGAGCTTGGCGATAAAACACCCCTTGCATATGCAGTAACACCTACTATGGATGAACTTTCAAAAAAATCAGAAATTGGTCTTTGCAGTACTATTCCTAAGGGGATGAAACCTGGCAGTGATACGGCTAACTTATCCGTGTTAGGTTATAATCCCCGTTTGTATTATACTGGAAGGTCACCACTTGAAGCATTAAGTATTGGTGTAGCTCTAAAAGAAACCGACATTGCCCTAAGATGTAATATAGTTACTCTTTCCGATGATACGCTTCCTTATGAGGAAAAAAACATCCTCGACCATAGCGCCAGTGAGATATCCACAGAGGATGCGGCAGTGTTATTGGAAGCTATAAAAAAAGAACTTGAAAATGATATATATAAATACTACTTAGGTACCAGCTATCGACATCTAACCATTTGGGATAATGGACAGGTTGTAGAGTTGGTGCCCCCCCATGATATTTTAGGAAAGGTGATAGGCACTTATTTGCCAGAAGATGCATATTTAAAAAGTATGATGATGAAAAGTTATGATATTCTAAATAATCATCCTCTAAACGTAGAAAGAGCGAAAAAAGGTTTAAATAAAGCCAATTCTATCTGGTTCTGGGGTGCAGGAACCAAGCCGGCACTTACCTCCTTTGAAAAAGAGTTTCAAAAAAAGGGTGCAATGATATCTGCTGTTGATTTATTAAAGGGAATTGCAGTCGGTGCCTCTATGAAAGTTGTTGAAGTAGAAGGAGCTGACGGAACCCTTCATACAAATTATGAAGGTAAAGCAAAGGCAGCTGTAACAGAATTAATGGAGAACAAGTTTGATTTTGTGTATATTCATGTAGAAGCTCCGGATGAGATGGGACACCAAGGCAGTATCCCGAATAAAATAAAAGCAATAGAGTATTTAGATAGCAGGGTTATACGAGTTGTAAAGGAAGAGATGGAGGCATACGGTGCTGACTATCGTATGTTAATTATGCCAGATCATCCAACACCCATACATTGCCGCACCCATACCAGTGACCCTGTACCATATCTGCTCTATGACAGTACCAAGGATGCAGCGGGTTCTAAAAGCTACAATGAAGCTGAAGCCGCAAAAAGCGGAAAGTTTGTTCAGAATGGATATGAGATGATACATAAGCTTTTTGAAGATGATATCATTTCATAA
- a CDS encoding homoserine dehydrogenase, with the protein MVNIAVLGYGTVGSGVVEVLNVNGDSINKRCGHEIQVKYVLDLRDFPGDPIQDKIVHNYETIVNDPEVGIIVEVMGGVEPAYTFVKEAILKGKSVCTSNKELVAKHGAELLKLSKQMNVNFLFEASVGGGIPIIRPLNQSLTADEIEEITGILNGTTNYILTKMSNEGSDFNSVLKEAQAMGYAERNPQADIEGYDACRKIAILSSLAFGMQVDFEDIYTEGITKITEADIKYAKAMGASIKLLGSSKKEQDHVYAMVAPMLIKPSHPLFSVNDVFNGIFVRGNVIGDVMFYGSGAGKLPTASAVVADVVDAAKHIGTNIMTLWSSKKLELSDIKRATHRFFVRVAANDEKTKEQIAMEFGQVDVIAVPDMKEEYAFITMPMSEETYQQKAEKFKNIVSMIRVNF; encoded by the coding sequence ATGGTAAATATAGCAGTTTTAGGTTATGGTACGGTAGGTTCCGGTGTAGTAGAAGTGCTTAATGTAAATGGAGATAGTATTAACAAACGCTGCGGGCATGAAATACAAGTGAAATATGTACTAGATTTACGGGATTTTCCGGGAGACCCAATACAGGATAAAATTGTGCATAACTATGAGACCATCGTAAATGATCCGGAAGTAGGTATTATTGTCGAGGTTATGGGCGGTGTAGAACCTGCTTATACCTTTGTAAAAGAAGCAATTTTAAAGGGAAAAAGTGTTTGTACTTCTAATAAAGAATTGGTGGCAAAACATGGTGCAGAGTTATTAAAACTTTCAAAACAGATGAATGTCAACTTTTTATTTGAAGCCAGTGTTGGAGGGGGTATTCCAATTATCAGACCTCTTAACCAGTCTTTAACGGCAGATGAGATAGAAGAAATAACAGGTATTTTAAATGGTACTACCAATTATATTCTTACAAAGATGAGTAATGAGGGTTCAGATTTTAATTCCGTATTAAAGGAAGCCCAAGCTATGGGATATGCGGAACGTAACCCACAGGCAGATATTGAAGGATATGACGCCTGTAGAAAGATAGCCATACTATCATCACTTGCGTTCGGAATGCAAGTGGATTTTGAAGATATATATACTGAAGGAATTACAAAGATAACAGAAGCGGATATCAAATATGCAAAAGCTATGGGAGCCAGTATAAAACTTCTTGGAAGCAGCAAAAAAGAACAAGATCATGTATATGCCATGGTAGCGCCTATGTTAATAAAACCAAGTCATCCGTTATTTAGTGTAAATGATGTATTTAACGGCATTTTTGTCAGAGGTAATGTAATCGGAGACGTCATGTTTTATGGAAGTGGTGCCGGTAAGCTACCTACAGCAAGTGCAGTAGTAGCAGATGTGGTAGATGCTGCAAAGCATATTGGTACGAATATCATGACCTTATGGAGCAGCAAAAAGCTGGAGCTTTCTGATATTAAACGTGCAACCCATCGGTTTTTTGTTAGAGTAGCTGCCAATGATGAAAAGACAAAGGAGCAGATTGCAATGGAGTTTGGTCAGGTAGATGTGATTGCTGTTCCAGATATGAAAGAAGAATATGCTTTTATTACCATGCCCATGAGTGAGGAAACTTATCAGCAGAAGGCTGAGAAATTTAAGAATATTGTAAGTATGATAAGAGTTAATTTCTAA
- a CDS encoding ACT domain-containing protein yields MDEGKYFIVKKKAVPEVLLKVVEAKRLLDSEKVLTVQDAADMVGISRSSFYKYKDDIFPFHENARGKTITFMLQVDDKPGLLSCVLNCVAKNEANILTIHQSIPVNGIASLTLSIEIPSQIIDTAVIFDEIEALEGIHYIKILARE; encoded by the coding sequence ATGGATGAAGGTAAATATTTCATTGTAAAAAAAAAGGCGGTTCCGGAAGTCCTGCTTAAAGTAGTGGAAGCCAAGAGATTATTAGATTCAGAGAAGGTTTTAACTGTACAGGATGCTGCGGATATGGTAGGTATCAGCAGAAGTTCCTTTTATAAGTATAAAGATGATATTTTTCCATTCCATGAGAATGCTAGAGGAAAGACAATTACGTTTATGCTTCAGGTAGATGATAAACCAGGACTCTTATCCTGTGTATTGAATTGTGTTGCAAAAAATGAGGCAAATATACTGACTATTCATCAGAGTATTCCGGTAAATGGTATTGCATCTCTAACGCTTAGTATTGAGATTCCGAGTCAAATAATTGATACAGCCGTTATTTTTGATGAAATAGAGGCATTAGAAGGCATTCACTATATAAAAATATTGGCAAGGGAATAG
- a CDS encoding chemotaxis protein CheW yields the protein METQKNFTKEQTKQVIFTLGEEEFGLDIMLVNAIEKYTDLVHVPNAPTYIRGIMNLRGDVIPVYSLRKKFGLSEKSADDNTKLIITKSNDILMAYEVDAVKEIIEIPAESLSETPAIVKSVNTAYIQCVANVNGRMILLLNHNGILSSQEQENIEAIMQEQ from the coding sequence ATGGAGACACAAAAGAATTTTACGAAAGAGCAGACCAAACAAGTTATTTTTACATTAGGTGAAGAAGAATTCGGATTAGATATCATGTTAGTGAATGCAATTGAAAAATACACAGACTTAGTTCATGTGCCTAATGCACCAACCTATATCAGAGGAATAATGAATCTGCGCGGCGATGTCATCCCGGTTTATTCCTTGCGTAAAAAATTTGGTTTATCAGAAAAATCAGCGGATGATAATACAAAGTTAATTATTACAAAATCCAACGATATTTTAATGGCTTATGAAGTGGATGCAGTAAAAGAAATCATAGAAATACCTGCTGAATCTTTAAGTGAAACGCCTGCTATTGTAAAGAGTGTTAATACAGCTTATATACAGTGCGTTGCGAATGTAAATGGCAGAATGATATTACTGCTGAATCATAACGGAATATTATCTTCACAGGAACAAGAGAATATAGAAGCTATCATGCAGGAACAATAA
- the prfB gene encoding peptide chain release factor 2 (programmed frameshift) → MVELDQFKYTLGTYEQPLIEVGDSLDLANKLERIDMIEHIMEEPNFWDSAEKSQGYVKELKNLKDIVDEYNGLKQEYEDIQTLIEMGYESNDTSLIPEIDEALQQFIKNFDEIRLNTLLSEEYDKYNAILTLHAGAGGTESCDWASMLCRMYQKWADKKGYTTEILDFLDGEEAGLKSVTLQINGLNAYGHLKSERGVHRLVRISPFNAAGKRQTSFVSCDVMPDIEEDMGIEIDEGDLRIDTYRSSGAGGQHVNKTSSAIRITHIPSGIVVQCQNERSQFQNKDKAMQMLKAKLYLLKQQENQEKESGIRGEMKEIGWGSQIRSYVMQPYTMVKDHRTSFESGNTTSVLDGNLDPFINAYLKWNSVRVTD, encoded by the exons ATGGTTGAATTAGACCAGTTTAAATATACCCTGGGTACGTATGAACAACCATTAATTGAAGTGGGGGATTCACTT GACCTTGCTAATAAACTTGAACGAATTGATATGATTGAACATATTATGGAAGAACCTAATTTTTGGGATTCTGCGGAAAAGTCGCAAGGTTATGTGAAAGAATTAAAGAATCTTAAGGATATTGTCGATGAATATAATGGTTTAAAGCAGGAATATGAGGACATTCAGACTTTAATTGAGATGGGTTATGAGTCTAATGACACATCTTTAATACCTGAAATTGACGAAGCCTTACAGCAATTTATTAAAAACTTTGATGAAATACGATTAAATACCCTTTTATCAGAAGAGTATGATAAATACAATGCTATACTAACACTTCATGCCGGAGCTGGTGGAACTGAAAGTTGTGACTGGGCAAGTATGCTTTGTCGTATGTATCAGAAATGGGCAGACAAAAAAGGCTATACGACTGAAATACTCGATTTTCTGGATGGTGAAGAAGCTGGGTTAAAATCAGTCACTTTACAGATTAACGGTCTGAATGCATATGGTCACTTAAAGTCTGAAAGAGGGGTACACCGTCTGGTTCGTATTTCTCCTTTCAATGCAGCAGGAAAGAGACAAACTTCATTTGTATCCTGTGATGTTATGCCGGATATTGAAGAAGATATGGGTATTGAAATTGACGAAGGAGATTTAAGGATTGATACCTACCGGTCAAGTGGCGCTGGAGGACAGCATGTTAATAAGACCTCCTCAGCTATTCGAATTACCCACATACCTTCAGGTATTGTTGTGCAATGTCAGAATGAGCGTTCCCAATTTCAGAATAAAGATAAAGCGATGCAGATGTTAAAGGCAAAACTCTATCTGTTAAAACAACAAGAAAACCAGGAAAAGGAATCTGGAATTCGTGGTGAGATGAAAGAAATCGGATGGGGAAGCCAAATACGTTCTTATGTTATGCAGCCATATACCATGGTTAAAGACCATCGTACTAGCTTTGAATCCGGTAATACAACTAGTGTATTAGACGGGAATTTGGATCCTTTTATTAATGCATATTTAAAGTGGAATAGTGTTAGAGTTACGGACTGA
- the secA gene encoding preprotein translocase subunit SecA translates to MGFLTKIFGTHSEREIKLIIPLVDKIEALDSVMAGLSDADLRNKTNEFKNRLKNGETLDDLLVEAYAVVREAGKRVLGLKHFRVQLIGGIILHQGRISEMRTGEGKTLTSTLPAYLNALDGKGVHIVTVNDYLAKRDAEWMGQIHEFLGLKVGVILNSMDNDERREAYNCDITYATNNELGFDYLRDNMVIYKEELVQRGLNFAVVDEVDSVLIDEARTPLIISGQSGKSTKLYEACDLLARQLVRGKSSGELTKMAALMKEEVEEDGDFIVNEKDKNVNLTAEGVAKVEDFFKLENLADPENLEIQHNIILALRAHNLMHRDKDYVVKDDEVLIVDEFTGRIMPGRRYSDGLHQAIEAKEKVKVKRESKTLATITFQNFFNKYNKKCGMTGTALTEEKEFRDIYGMDVVEVPTNVPVARVDQQDAVYRTKREKLNAVVNDIIESHKKGQPVLVGTITIEASEELSDLLKKKNIPHKVLNAKFHEQEAEIVADAGQAGVVTIATNMAGRGTDIKLGEGVVEAGGLKIIGTERHESRRIDNQLRGRAGRQGDPGESRFYISLEDDLMRLFGSERLMGMFNSLGLPEGEQIEHKMLSSAIEKAQKKIESNNFGIRKNLLEYDQVNNDQREIIYAERRRVLDGESMRDSIFKMITDTVEEAVNTCISDDQIPEDWDVNELNNLLLPIIPFDSVDLSVDELNHMKKNALIQKLKEDAIKLYEEKEAEFPEKEQLREIERVILLKVIDHKWMDHIDDMDQLRQGIGLQAYGQRDPLVEFKFMGFEMFDEMTKAIREDTVKALMHVRIEQNVEREQVAKVTGTNKDDSLPQGPVKRTGKKIQPNDNCPCGSGKKYKHCCGRS, encoded by the coding sequence ATGGGTTTTTTAACTAAGATATTTGGAACACACAGTGAAAGGGAAATAAAATTAATTATACCGTTAGTGGATAAAATTGAAGCCCTGGATTCGGTCATGGCAGGTTTATCCGATGCGGATTTACGGAATAAAACCAATGAATTTAAAAATAGACTTAAGAATGGCGAGACCTTAGATGACCTTTTAGTAGAAGCTTATGCAGTTGTAAGAGAGGCTGGTAAGAGAGTACTTGGATTAAAGCATTTTAGAGTACAGCTTATTGGTGGTATCATTCTGCACCAGGGTAGAATATCAGAAATGAGAACTGGTGAAGGTAAGACCTTAACCTCAACACTTCCAGCCTACTTAAATGCTTTAGATGGCAAGGGTGTTCATATTGTAACCGTTAATGACTATCTTGCAAAGCGTGATGCTGAATGGATGGGACAAATTCATGAATTTTTAGGACTTAAAGTAGGCGTTATCTTAAACAGTATGGATAATGATGAAAGAAGAGAAGCTTACAATTGTGACATTACCTATGCAACCAATAATGAATTAGGCTTTGATTATCTTAGGGATAACATGGTTATCTACAAAGAAGAGCTGGTTCAAAGAGGACTTAATTTTGCGGTCGTGGATGAAGTTGACTCCGTATTAATTGATGAAGCCAGAACCCCTCTCATTATATCCGGTCAAAGTGGAAAATCCACTAAATTATATGAAGCCTGTGATTTATTAGCTAGACAGCTTGTAAGAGGTAAGTCAAGCGGAGAATTAACAAAGATGGCTGCTCTTATGAAAGAAGAAGTAGAAGAAGATGGAGACTTCATTGTTAATGAAAAAGACAAGAATGTTAACCTTACAGCAGAGGGTGTTGCTAAGGTTGAGGATTTCTTTAAACTTGAAAACCTTGCAGATCCCGAAAATCTAGAAATTCAGCATAACATTATTCTAGCCTTAAGAGCGCATAACTTAATGCATCGGGATAAGGATTATGTGGTAAAAGATGATGAAGTATTAATCGTAGATGAATTTACAGGTCGTATCATGCCGGGAAGACGTTATTCGGACGGGTTACATCAGGCGATTGAAGCTAAGGAAAAAGTAAAAGTGAAAAGAGAAAGTAAAACGCTTGCAACAATTACCTTCCAGAACTTCTTTAATAAGTATAACAAAAAATGTGGTATGACAGGAACTGCTTTAACAGAAGAGAAAGAATTCAGAGATATATACGGAATGGACGTTGTTGAAGTGCCGACAAATGTGCCCGTTGCCCGTGTTGATCAGCAGGATGCTGTTTATAGAACGAAACGTGAGAAATTAAATGCTGTTGTTAATGATATTATTGAATCTCATAAAAAAGGACAACCGGTGCTAGTTGGTACCATCACCATTGAGGCATCCGAAGAACTAAGTGATTTGCTGAAGAAAAAGAATATACCTCATAAGGTATTAAATGCAAAGTTCCATGAGCAGGAAGCTGAAATCGTAGCCGATGCCGGACAAGCTGGCGTTGTTACCATAGCTACCAACATGGCAGGCCGTGGTACAGATATTAAATTGGGTGAAGGTGTTGTAGAAGCCGGAGGGCTTAAGATTATTGGTACAGAACGTCATGAATCCAGACGTATTGATAATCAGTTAAGAGGTCGTGCGGGACGTCAGGGAGATCCTGGTGAATCTCGTTTCTATATTTCTTTAGAGGATGATTTAATGCGTCTGTTTGGCTCGGAACGTTTAATGGGAATGTTTAATTCCTTAGGACTTCCGGAAGGAGAGCAGATTGAGCATAAGATGTTAAGCAGTGCAATTGAAAAAGCACAGAAGAAAATTGAAAGCAATAACTTTGGAATCAGAAAGAACCTTCTGGAATATGATCAAGTTAACAATGACCAGAGAGAAATCATATATGCAGAAAGAAGAAGAGTACTGGATGGAGAAAGTATGCGTGATTCCATCTTTAAGATGATTACAGATACAGTAGAAGAAGCTGTAAACACCTGTATCAGTGATGATCAAATTCCGGAGGATTGGGATGTAAATGAATTAAACAATTTATTATTACCCATCATACCTTTTGATTCAGTTGATCTTTCTGTAGATGAATTAAATCATATGAAGAAAAATGCGTTGATTCAGAAATTAAAGGAAGATGCTATTAAGTTATATGAAGAGAAAGAAGCTGAATTTCCGGAAAAAGAACAATTGCGTGAAATTGAACGTGTTATCCTTCTAAAGGTAATAGATCACAAGTGGATGGATCATATCGATGATATGGATCAGTTACGCCAGGGAATTGGTCTGCAAGCTTATGGACAAAGGGATCCATTAGTAGAATTCAAGTTCATGGGATTTGAAATGTTTGATGAAATGACAAAAGCGATTCGTGAAGATACGGTAAAAGCCTTGATGCATGTTCGTATCGAGCAGAATGTGGAAAGAGAACAGGTAGCTAAGGTTACAGGCACTAATAAAGACGATAGTCTCCCACAGGGGCCTGTTAAGCGTACGGGCAAGAAAATTCAGCCAAATGATAACTGTCCATGCGGAAGCGGCAAAAAGTATAAACATTGCTGTGGAAGAAGCTAA
- the hpf gene encoding ribosome hibernation-promoting factor, HPF/YfiA family, giving the protein MRYIISGKNIDVTEGLKTAVYDKIGKLERYFTPDTEVHVTMSVEKDRQKIEVTIPMKGSMVRAEQTSNDMYVSIDLVEEVIERQLRKYKNKLIEQKQAAANLNQEFLEDVYDEDDSIKIFRTKKFAIKPMDPEEACVQMELLGHNFFVYRNAETDEVNVVYKRKGNTYGLIEPEY; this is encoded by the coding sequence ATGCGTTATATAATTAGCGGTAAAAATATTGATGTAACTGAAGGTCTTAAGACAGCTGTATACGATAAGATCGGAAAGCTTGAGAGATATTTTACTCCTGATACTGAAGTTCACGTAACAATGAGTGTTGAAAAAGACAGACAGAAAATTGAAGTCACCATCCCTATGAAAGGAAGTATGGTAAGAGCGGAACAGACCAGCAACGATATGTATGTATCTATTGATTTGGTAGAAGAAGTTATTGAACGCCAATTAAGAAAATATAAAAATAAATTAATTGAACAAAAACAAGCAGCAGCCAATCTGAATCAGGAATTTTTGGAAGATGTTTATGACGAAGATGACAGTATCAAGATTTTTCGTACAAAGAAATTTGCAATTAAACCTATGGATCCGGAAGAAGCTTGTGTACAGATGGAACTTTTAGGACATAATTTCTTTGTATACCGTAATGCGGAAACAGATGAAGTGAATGTAGTGTATAAACGTAAGGGTAACACCTATGGTTTAATTGAACCAGAGTATTAA
- a CDS encoding C40 family peptidase, with product MIKGTAVKASLCATALLLSLSYGIKVEAAGTSDMGIAGISAILDNYYVATASDEVGEAEQLLETFAGQSDEPVNAKMTDIESPYANLGISTATNYVNIRKEPNTDSEIVGKLYNGCATDILETDGDWVKIESGNVKSGYINKEFLAIGDEAEKLINEFNSKYATINTTTLFVRETPSTDAPIITMVPLGERYYITNEQDKWAEIQIDEDTTGFVSKDYIIIDVEFEYAITIEEEQEKLAREEEARRAEAERLEALAREQDANRKAEAERKAAADRAARANESSRNSSSSSSSSSSSNSGSSSNSGSSSSSGSSSSTGSSIADYALKFVGNPYVWGGTSLTNGADCSGFTSSIYSHFGYSIPRTSRDQANSAGREVSLSDLQAGDLIFYRNSSGVVNHVALYIGNGRVVHASNAREGIKTSSYNYRTPYKARRIK from the coding sequence ATGATAAAAGGTACTGCTGTAAAGGCATCCTTATGTGCAACGGCATTGTTGCTCTCTTTAAGTTACGGTATTAAAGTTGAAGCAGCAGGTACATCGGATATGGGTATTGCAGGTATTTCTGCTATACTAGACAACTATTATGTAGCAACTGCTTCTGACGAAGTCGGAGAGGCAGAGCAATTACTGGAGACATTTGCCGGACAGAGTGATGAACCTGTAAATGCAAAGATGACGGATATTGAATCACCATATGCCAATTTGGGTATTTCAACTGCAACTAATTACGTTAACATTCGAAAAGAGCCAAACACCGACAGTGAGATTGTCGGAAAGCTTTACAATGGCTGCGCCACTGACATCCTTGAAACAGATGGTGATTGGGTGAAAATTGAATCTGGTAATGTTAAAAGCGGATATATTAATAAAGAATTTTTAGCCATCGGAGATGAAGCGGAAAAGTTAATCAATGAATTTAACAGCAAGTATGCTACTATTAATACAACCACTTTATTCGTGAGAGAAACACCAAGTACGGATGCACCTATCATTACAATGGTACCTCTTGGAGAAAGATATTACATAACTAATGAACAAGATAAATGGGCCGAAATACAGATTGATGAAGACACAACCGGCTTTGTATCAAAAGATTACATAATAATCGATGTTGAATTTGAATATGCGATTACAATTGAAGAGGAACAAGAAAAATTAGCCAGAGAAGAAGAAGCACGTCGTGCAGAAGCTGAACGTCTGGAAGCGTTGGCAAGGGAGCAGGATGCTAATCGTAAGGCAGAAGCTGAAAGAAAAGCGGCTGCAGATAGAGCTGCAAGAGCGAATGAATCAAGTAGAAACAGCAGTTCTTCTAGTAGCAGTTCTTCTAGTAGTAATTCAGGAAGTAGCAGCAACTCAGGAAGTTCGAGCAGTTCAGGCAGCAGCTCTTCAACCGGTTCCTCTATTGCGGATTATGCATTGAAGTTTGTTGGAAACCCTTATGTTTGGGGAGGGACAAGCTTAACGAACGGTGCTGACTGTTCTGGTTTTACATCTTCTATTTATTCACATTTTGGCTATAGTATACCAAGAACGTCAAGAGACCAGGCAAATTCGGCCGGTAGAGAAGTAAGCTTAAGTGATTTGCAGGCGGGAGATTTAATCTTCTATCGTAACAGCAGTGGTGTCGTAAACCACGTTGCCCTGTATATTGGTAACGGAAGAGTTGTTCACGCTAGTAATGCAAGAGAAGGAATTAAGACCTCCAGCTACAATTATAGAACGCCATATAAGGCTAGACGTATTAAATAA